The Amycolatopsis japonica nucleotide sequence CAGGCTCGAAAACACGACAGGAGATCCAGCACCCGTGACACCGCACCGACGCCGTACGGCTTCACTGCGCGTCTTGACTGCCGCCGTTCTTCTCCCGCTCGGATTGAGCACGATCCCCGCGAGTGCGCAGCCCGCGCCGCCGCCCGCCGAGGCGCAGGACCCGATGGCTCGCTATCAGCGGCTCGGCGCCGACGCCGCCAAGGCCGAAGAAGACTTCTCCGCCGCGCAAGATGACCTCGCCGCACGGAAAGCCACGAGCGCCAAGGCCGACGCCGACCTCGCGGCCGCCAACTCGGCCTTGGCGGACGCGGAGGGCTCCATCACGAAGTTCCGGGGCGAGGTCGACAAACTCGTCGCCGCGAACTTCCAGGGAGCGTCTTCGGTCAATCAGCTCGCGGCCTTGCTCGACAGCAACAGCCGGACGGAGTTCCTGCAGAAGTCCGCGGCCATCTCCCTCCTGTCCGGCCAGAAAGCGGACGCGCTCGCCGGGCTGCGGACCGTCCTCGACAAGGCCGCCAAAGGCCGGACACAGGCGGCAGAAGCCCAGAAGCGGGCGAGCGAGGCGACAGCGGCCGCACAGTGGGCCGTGGATCAGGTCACCAACCGGAAGAACGACCTCGACAAGCAGATCAAGCAGGTACGCCAAGCTCTAGGAGCGCTTCCTGCGCAGGACAAGGCCAAACTGGGCAAGGTCCAGGACAGCGGCTCTTATCTCGGCCCTCCCGGAGCGGCGAACGACGCGCTGCAAGCCGCACTGTCCAAAAGGGGCTCACAGTACGAGTGGGGCGCCACCGGCCCCGCCGAGTTCGACTGCTCCGGCTTGACCTCCTGGGCCTACCGCCAGGCCGGCGTCAACATCCCCCGCACCAGCCGACAGCAGTACACGGCCGGAAAACCGGTCTCCCTCGACCAATTGCAGCCCGGCGACCTGCTGTTCTATGACGACGGGACCGGAAATCCCGGTGCCATCCACCACGTCGGCATGTTCGTCGGCAGCGGGAAGATGGTCGACGCTCCGACCGAAGGACAGCTCGTCGACGTGCGCTCGATGAAGGGTGACGGGCACCTGATCGGCGCGAGGCGCATCGTCGGCTGACCAGGGCGGGACGGTATCCTCCCTGGCAGGAGGTGTCATGCGTCGGTTGGGCGAGCTCGAAGCCACGGTGATGGACGTGCTGTGGCGCGGTTCGGAACCCATGCTGGTCCGCGAGGTGCTTCAGGAGATCGCCAAAGAGCGGGATCTGGCGTACACCACGGTCATGACCGTGCTGGACAACCTGTATCGCAAGGAATGGGTCGTCCGGGAAATGGAAGGCCGCGCGTACCGTTACCGAGCGATCACTTCCCGTGAGGAATCCACTGCTCAGGCTCTTCGTGACGTGCTCGACTCGGCGAGCGACCCGGAATCGGTACTGCTGCACTTCGCACAGTCGGTGTCCGAGGAAGAGTCGGACATCCTGAGCCGCGCCTTACGCCGAAAGCAGCGAAAGCGGTGATCCCCGCCGCCGCGCTTCTCCTCGGCGTCCTGATCGTCGGCTGGTGTTCCCCACCGGTCCTGGCGAGGTTCGGGACGCCGCAGGGCAGCCCGGCGGCGGCGATCGCCTGGTGGCTCATGACCGCGCTCGGCCTGCTGATCGGCACGGTCGGCGGCGTACTCCTTCTCGCGCTGCCCGGCCATGGCCCCGCGGATCAGATCACGCGCTTGATCGACGCTTGCCTGTCCTCGATCAGTCACGACGGGATACCGTCCCTTGACCTGGTGGCCGGCGGTACGGCCGGAGTCCTGCTGACGTTCGCGCTAGTCCGCCTGCTCTCGTCCTCCGTCAGGCGTCGCCGACACCGCAACCAGCTCCATCGACGTCATCTCGACGCGCTGCGGCTAGCCGGATCCAGGCCATCGGATCGCGTCCGGACCTTGTGGCTGCCGCACGAGGACCCGATCGCCTACAGCCTGGGTGGACGCCGCGCCATGATCGTCGCGAGTGACGGGCTGCGTTCCCGGCTCACCCCTGCCGAACTGCAGGCGGTGTTCGCCCACGAGAACGCTCACGTTCGCAGCCGTCACCATCTGCTCACCGGATGTGCCGATGTGCTGGGCAGGACGCTGCGCTTCGTCCCGCTCATGCGCGAGCTGCCGAAAGCGATCAGCCTGTTCGTCGAGCTGGCCGCCGACCGGACGGCAGCCGCGGAATGCGGAGCCGGTCCGGTCCGATCGGCGCTGCTCACCATCGGAGCCCCGGGCGGGCCGAAGAAAGCGCTCGCGATGTCGGGCGGTGACACCTCGATCCGGATCAGCCGGCTCG carries:
- a CDS encoding C40 family peptidase; this translates as MTAAVLLPLGLSTIPASAQPAPPPAEAQDPMARYQRLGADAAKAEEDFSAAQDDLAARKATSAKADADLAAANSALADAEGSITKFRGEVDKLVAANFQGASSVNQLAALLDSNSRTEFLQKSAAISLLSGQKADALAGLRTVLDKAAKGRTQAAEAQKRASEATAAAQWAVDQVTNRKNDLDKQIKQVRQALGALPAQDKAKLGKVQDSGSYLGPPGAANDALQAALSKRGSQYEWGATGPAEFDCSGLTSWAYRQAGVNIPRTSRQQYTAGKPVSLDQLQPGDLLFYDDGTGNPGAIHHVGMFVGSGKMVDAPTEGQLVDVRSMKGDGHLIGARRIVG
- a CDS encoding BlaI/MecI/CopY family transcriptional regulator, producing the protein MRRLGELEATVMDVLWRGSEPMLVREVLQEIAKERDLAYTTVMTVLDNLYRKEWVVREMEGRAYRYRAITSREESTAQALRDVLDSASDPESVLLHFAQSVSEEESDILSRALRRKQRKR
- a CDS encoding M56 family metallopeptidase, giving the protein MIPAAALLLGVLIVGWCSPPVLARFGTPQGSPAAAIAWWLMTALGLLIGTVGGVLLLALPGHGPADQITRLIDACLSSISHDGIPSLDLVAGGTAGVLLTFALVRLLSSSVRRRRHRNQLHRRHLDALRLAGSRPSDRVRTLWLPHEDPIAYSLGGRRAMIVASDGLRSRLTPAELQAVFAHENAHVRSRHHLLTGCADVLGRTLRFVPLMRELPKAISLFVELAADRTAAAECGAGPVRSALLTIGAPGGPKKALAMSGGDTSIRISRLEDRQRLPLRSGMTSIIGGFACLTAPAVVAVALMGAFSLAFC